A window of Paenibacillus polygoni contains these coding sequences:
- a CDS encoding phosphotransferase family protein gives MKKVFGTGYLASSVTKMHGGAQKVVYKITCSNGFVCVLYIWDLSMNYFKEDIEDGDIHQHSYGSHLFELNNTYLIQHGIKTPTLYDLNTEKTRYPFDYALVEYVDGQTAESYYDHSDSQVQDKVFERLGDMLARMHANERHSFGKADHREMGTENCHYEQMENAKIQLSYASQYMKDIGVNQNKLIDILYELESRIKPRTQYEFIHGELGPNHVLVNDKLEPFLIDIEGAMFFDIEHEHSFLEIRFGDFYRYLKNDKLDPDRMLFYRFHHHISLLSGGLKLLHRGFPDEQFAKDLANYHAACALRFVEGYDI, from the coding sequence ATGAAAAAAGTTTTTGGTACCGGTTATTTAGCTAGCAGTGTAACGAAAATGCATGGCGGTGCACAGAAAGTGGTCTATAAGATTACGTGCAGTAATGGCTTCGTCTGCGTTTTGTATATATGGGATTTATCCATGAATTATTTTAAAGAAGATATAGAAGATGGTGATATTCATCAACATTCTTATGGTAGTCATCTCTTTGAATTAAATAACACGTATCTAATACAACATGGAATCAAGACCCCCACTCTTTATGATCTCAATACCGAAAAAACGCGTTACCCATTTGATTATGCGCTTGTTGAATATGTGGACGGACAGACGGCAGAATCTTATTATGATCATTCCGATTCACAAGTTCAGGATAAAGTGTTTGAACGGCTGGGGGATATGCTGGCTCGTATGCATGCTAACGAAAGGCATTCTTTTGGCAAAGCGGATCATCGTGAGATGGGGACCGAGAACTGCCATTACGAGCAAATGGAAAATGCCAAGATACAGTTATCATATGCTTCACAATATATGAAGGACATTGGTGTCAATCAAAACAAATTAATCGATATTTTGTATGAACTTGAATCAAGAATTAAACCAAGAACGCAGTATGAGTTCATTCACGGGGAATTAGGCCCAAACCATGTGCTTGTTAATGACAAGCTTGAACCCTTTTTGATTGACATCGAGGGGGCAATGTTCTTTGATATCGAGCATGAACATAGTTTTTTAGAAATACGATTTGGGGATTTCTACCGATATCTAAAGAACGATAAGCTTGATCCTGATCGGATGTTATTCTACCGTTTCCACCATCATATATCCTTACTATCGGGTGGTTTGAAACTGCTTCATAGAGGATTTCCTGATGAGCAGTTTGCAAAAGATTTAGCGAATTACCATGCTGCGTGTGCATTACGATTTGTAGAGGGTTACGATATATGA
- a CDS encoding RtcB family protein has protein sequence MFEAIGKYNTAKIFTSHLEETAYGQVLELCNQKAFEGAKVRIMPDSHAGKGCVIGYTQQLKGRVVPNLIGVDIGCGMEVTYLGKIEIDFARLDHFIRHKVPHGHSIHQKVMHKLEKPALQEQIKRISKKTGTDYEKHQRSIGSLGGGNHFIEINVDSEGNKILVIHSGSRNLGLQVATYHQKKAERYCTSRLQELMEQREEELRLLRASGDADSIPAVIQKYDAELELYRVPKPLMFLEGAGADEYLEDMYAAQEFALLNRRGMSKAIAEFLQLDYKNLDKFTTIHNYINPEDKIIRKGAISAKKDEKVIIPINMRDGSIIAIGKGNPDWNYSAPHGAGRLMSRSRAKDLIHMNDFKDTMRDVWTSSVSTKTLDEAPMAYKPIEEILENTKDALEIVEIIKPLYNFKA, from the coding sequence ATGTTTGAAGCGATCGGAAAGTATAATACAGCTAAAATTTTCACATCACACCTGGAGGAAACGGCCTACGGCCAAGTGCTTGAACTATGTAACCAGAAAGCCTTTGAAGGAGCGAAAGTTCGTATCATGCCGGACTCCCATGCCGGAAAAGGTTGCGTTATCGGCTACACTCAACAATTAAAAGGTCGGGTCGTTCCTAATCTCATCGGCGTTGATATTGGATGTGGTATGGAGGTAACCTATCTTGGAAAAATAGAAATTGATTTTGCTCGACTGGATCATTTTATCAGGCACAAAGTTCCACATGGTCACTCCATCCATCAAAAGGTGATGCATAAACTGGAGAAACCTGCTCTCCAGGAACAGATCAAGCGAATCTCTAAAAAAACAGGGACAGACTATGAAAAACATCAGCGAAGCATTGGTTCTCTTGGCGGAGGCAACCATTTTATAGAGATTAATGTAGATTCGGAAGGTAACAAAATTCTGGTCATTCACTCGGGAAGCCGGAATCTGGGCCTTCAAGTGGCAACTTACCATCAGAAAAAGGCAGAACGTTATTGCACCAGCCGGTTACAAGAGCTCATGGAGCAACGCGAGGAAGAACTTCGCTTATTACGTGCTTCTGGGGATGCAGACTCTATCCCAGCTGTTATTCAAAAGTATGACGCGGAGCTGGAACTCTACAGAGTGCCCAAACCGCTGATGTTTCTTGAAGGTGCAGGGGCTGATGAGTACTTAGAAGATATGTATGCCGCTCAAGAGTTTGCTTTGCTAAATCGTCGGGGCATGTCCAAAGCAATTGCTGAATTTTTGCAGCTCGACTACAAGAATCTAGACAAATTCACTACCATTCATAACTATATTAACCCAGAAGATAAGATCATACGGAAGGGTGCCATTTCAGCCAAAAAAGATGAAAAAGTGATTATTCCGATCAATATGCGTGACGGTTCCATTATTGCGATTGGAAAAGGAAATCCGGATTGGAACTATTCTGCTCCCCATGGGGCTGGAAGACTCATGAGCCGCTCACGTGCGAAAGACCTCATTCATATGAATGATTTTAAGGATACCATGCGTGATGTGTGGACTTCTTCCGTTAGTACCAAAACGCTCGATGAAGCCCCTATGGCTTATAAACCGATCGAGGAGATTTTGGAGAATACGAAGGATGCGCTGGAGATAGTAGAGATTATTAAACCTTTATATAATTTTAAGGCGTAG
- a CDS encoding pentapeptide repeat-containing protein yields MPNTEKSPLKIIRPKLPHQLNTLDLSSAMIDDRTEWIQSVCEEQEISYVTAEKVLFDQMQFSHVTFSQVSFPSAELTDVVFTHCDLSNVDFNEAVLHRVRFEHCKIIGMDLTAATLRNIVFQDCAGDYATFRFSNMKQVSFENCSMLKSDFYHSEFTKVEFERCMLNESQFSGASLKGIDLSNNEFFNLGVTLEDLQGCIISPAQAILFTKIFGLVIKE; encoded by the coding sequence ATGCCAAATACAGAGAAATCTCCACTCAAAATCATCCGCCCCAAACTGCCTCATCAGCTAAATACACTAGATCTCTCCAGTGCAATGATAGACGACCGAACAGAATGGATACAGTCGGTATGCGAAGAACAAGAAATTTCCTATGTTACGGCTGAAAAAGTTCTGTTTGATCAGATGCAATTTAGCCATGTTACATTTAGCCAGGTATCCTTTCCAAGTGCCGAACTAACGGATGTTGTATTCACTCACTGCGACTTATCTAATGTGGATTTTAATGAGGCTGTTCTTCACCGGGTACGATTCGAACATTGCAAAATTATCGGGATGGACCTCACAGCTGCCACTCTTCGGAACATCGTATTTCAAGATTGCGCAGGTGATTATGCTACGTTCCGGTTCAGTAACATGAAACAGGTGTCTTTTGAAAACTGTTCTATGCTGAAGTCAGACTTCTATCATTCGGAATTCACAAAGGTTGAGTTTGAGCGTTGTATGTTAAACGAGTCACAGTTCTCTGGAGCAAGCCTTAAGGGAATTGATCTCAGTAACAATGAATTTTTCAACCTGGGTGTTACGCTTGAAGATCTTCAAGGTTGTATTATTTCTCCAGCACAGGCTATTCTATTCACTAAGATTTTTGGACTTGTTATTAAAGAATGA
- a CDS encoding spore coat protein: MTAFQLGQLLGVLKTSVRNYAIAITETATPQVREMLKKHLNAGIDLHAKVFNYMLERGLYPSYDLPKLLQNDVKNAQTAVSL; this comes from the coding sequence ATGACAGCATTTCAGCTCGGACAACTGCTTGGAGTACTTAAAACAAGTGTTCGTAACTATGCAATTGCAATAACTGAGACAGCAACCCCACAGGTTCGTGAGATGCTGAAAAAACATTTGAATGCAGGAATCGATCTTCATGCTAAGGTATTTAATTATATGCTCGAAAGAGGCCTGTATCCTTCCTATGATCTTCCAAAATTACTGCAAAATGATGTTAAAAATGCCCAGACAGCGGTGTCTTTGTAG
- a CDS encoding KGG domain-containing protein: MANNNRNDKMSREEAGRMGGEATAKNHDKEFYQEIGEKGGEATSKNHDKEFYQEIGEKGGEATSKNHGKEFYQEIGEKGGEARSNSNNDGKMSREEAGRKGGQASSRS; this comes from the coding sequence ATGGCTAATAATAATCGCAATGATAAGATGAGCCGCGAGGAAGCAGGACGTATGGGTGGAGAAGCAACAGCAAAAAATCATGATAAGGAATTCTACCAAGAGATTGGCGAAAAGGGTGGAGAAGCTACCTCCAAAAATCATGATAAAGAGTTCTACCAGGAGATTGGCGAAAAAGGTGGAGAAGCTACCTCCAAAAATCATGGTAAAGAGTTCTACCAAGAGATTGGTGAAAAGGGCGGAGAAGCTCGCAGCAACTCTAATAATGATGGTAAAATGAGCCGGGAAGAAGCCGGCCGTAAGGGTGGACAAGCAAGTTCTCGCTCATAA
- a CDS encoding substrate-binding domain-containing protein, with protein MKKMLFVYGLLLFAFLIYVFQYMSEDNRQGDPAGMGLRGEISEKYVMITFQSGLEYWKSVLKGFEDAADAMNVSIEYRGATNYDIHEQITVLEQAIAKKPAGIALSAMNSHALTAVINRAVDEGIPVVLFDAGVPNSKAYSFLATNNYNAGATAAKQMSELIGGQGEVAVITLPGQQNHIERTKGFTETMKESYPDIEVVDTVDGKGRIEVSRRQTEKLLEKHPHLAGIFITEATGGVGVGEVVKARIEAGKSRVQIISFDTNKGTLDMIQDGTISASIAQGTWNMGYWSLLYLFHLHHELTTPAPSATDVVSPLPVLVDTGINVVNQQNVEQYYAK; from the coding sequence ATGAAAAAGATGCTCTTTGTATACGGACTTTTACTATTCGCCTTTCTAATTTATGTCTTTCAATACATGTCAGAGGATAACAGACAGGGAGATCCAGCAGGTATGGGATTAAGAGGCGAGATCTCGGAGAAATATGTCATGATCACCTTTCAATCGGGGCTTGAATATTGGAAGAGCGTACTTAAAGGCTTTGAGGATGCTGCGGATGCCATGAATGTATCTATCGAATACCGAGGAGCAACCAATTACGATATTCATGAACAGATTACGGTGCTGGAGCAGGCAATTGCCAAAAAACCAGCAGGTATTGCACTCTCGGCTATGAATTCCCATGCCCTTACAGCCGTCATTAATCGTGCGGTGGATGAAGGAATTCCCGTTGTGTTATTCGATGCAGGTGTCCCAAACAGCAAGGCATACTCCTTTTTGGCCACGAACAATTACAATGCGGGAGCGACCGCTGCCAAACAGATGTCTGAGCTCATTGGCGGGCAAGGGGAAGTTGCGGTTATTACCTTGCCTGGGCAACAGAATCATATTGAACGGACCAAAGGGTTTACGGAGACGATGAAAGAGTCTTATCCGGATATTGAGGTGGTTGATACGGTGGATGGCAAAGGACGTATCGAAGTTTCAAGAAGACAAACAGAGAAGCTGCTGGAGAAACATCCTCATCTTGCGGGGATTTTTATTACGGAAGCAACTGGGGGTGTCGGCGTTGGAGAAGTGGTTAAAGCGAGGATAGAAGCAGGGAAAAGTAGAGTTCAAATTATAAGTTTTGACACCAATAAAGGAACGCTCGATATGATTCAGGACGGGACGATATCTGCAAGCATTGCGCAAGGAACCTGGAATATGGGGTATTGGTCTTTGCTATACTTATTCCATCTGCATCATGAGCTGACGACGCCGGCACCTTCTGCTACCGATGTAGTATCGCCGCTTCCGGTACTAGTGGATACGGGGATTAATGTCGTGAATCAGCAAAATGTGGAGCAGTATTATGCGAAGTAA
- a CDS encoding cache domain-containing sensor histidine kinase, protein MRSKKKEMPSWKQLRFSQLPLRYQLSILFLLIGIVPALGLGVVVNFTVDRIVERQVEDNTLQLIGKVNQSLDKAIDNLQTITYLAEFDEDVQAFIHETGTVRDPRQLTENMSAFFQGFTTLYPEIAGIMVVSSGGAYLSNEMYAYSDADLTKEEWFKQAAEQKGIFTVIGHPGNRSVTTHVNYTPEEVISVARSFVDSETQDIKGVILIDLKLRSLSGIVRDITLGKNGYLMILDKEGDKIYAPENSVLRHFDAAWFDDNSSGTFNKQIGNENFQFQYQTSSYTGWRTIGVFDTGDSALAVREIHFYVVCYLFIVCMFGLMAAYVLSQSISRPIHHLMSLMRKAEKGDMTLRYLGDRGDEVGQLGTSFNRMLQEIKKLMTINRQKEKQKQEAELRSLTAHIKPHFLYNTLDTIHWMAHKQGADDVSVMIQSLSKLFRIGLSKGSHMIPLSQEIEHISSYLQIQKTRYRDRVECHIDIKDDLLDCYVVKLMLQPLVENAIYHGIKARRGAGTILIKVRKQEEVLIITVSDNGAGMDADRLRQLRKQLDDPLATIETHNEEQLPGRSYGLLNIQARIQLTFGPSYGITLDSTQGEGTTATILHPIVTKPQVMLDHVMEEEER, encoded by the coding sequence ATGCGAAGTAAGAAGAAGGAGATGCCTTCATGGAAGCAGCTGCGCTTTAGCCAATTGCCTCTAAGATATCAGCTCTCAATTCTATTTTTATTGATTGGTATTGTCCCTGCTCTTGGGCTTGGCGTGGTCGTAAACTTTACCGTTGATCGAATTGTAGAAAGGCAGGTAGAAGACAACACGCTCCAATTGATTGGAAAAGTGAATCAATCCCTGGATAAGGCAATTGATAATCTGCAAACCATTACCTATCTCGCTGAATTCGATGAGGATGTCCAAGCGTTTATCCATGAAACCGGTACTGTGAGAGATCCTCGTCAGTTAACCGAAAATATGAGTGCCTTCTTTCAGGGATTCACAACATTGTACCCAGAAATAGCAGGAATCATGGTCGTAAGTTCGGGGGGAGCTTATCTGAGCAATGAGATGTATGCATACAGTGATGCAGATCTGACAAAAGAAGAGTGGTTCAAACAAGCAGCAGAGCAGAAGGGGATATTTACGGTTATCGGACATCCTGGTAATCGAAGTGTAACGACCCATGTCAATTATACGCCAGAGGAAGTTATCTCTGTGGCTAGGTCCTTTGTTGATTCGGAGACACAGGACATCAAGGGAGTCATATTAATTGATCTGAAGCTGCGTTCCCTATCGGGGATTGTTCGAGATATTACCTTAGGCAAGAATGGATATCTGATGATTCTGGACAAGGAAGGCGACAAGATCTATGCACCTGAGAATTCCGTTCTTAGGCATTTTGATGCTGCCTGGTTTGACGATAATTCATCGGGAACATTTAACAAGCAAATAGGTAATGAAAACTTTCAATTTCAATATCAGACCTCATCCTATACAGGATGGCGAACAATCGGGGTATTCGATACAGGTGATTCGGCACTTGCCGTCCGGGAAATTCATTTCTATGTTGTCTGCTACTTATTTATAGTCTGCATGTTCGGCTTAATGGCAGCTTATGTGCTGTCTCAGTCGATCTCAAGGCCTATCCATCATCTGATGTCTTTGATGCGCAAAGCGGAAAAAGGAGACATGACCCTGCGCTATTTAGGCGATAGGGGAGATGAGGTAGGACAGCTGGGTACCAGCTTTAACCGTATGCTCCAAGAGATTAAAAAGCTGATGACAATCAATCGGCAAAAGGAGAAACAAAAGCAGGAGGCAGAACTGCGGAGTCTCACGGCGCATATTAAACCGCATTTTTTGTATAACACGCTGGATACAATTCACTGGATGGCGCATAAGCAGGGAGCGGATGATGTATCGGTCATGATCCAGTCTTTATCTAAGTTGTTCCGGATTGGACTTAGTAAAGGAAGTCATATGATTCCCTTATCCCAAGAGATAGAACACATCTCCAGCTATCTGCAAATTCAAAAAACACGTTACAGGGACCGGGTTGAGTGTCATATAGATATCAAGGACGATCTGCTTGATTGTTACGTTGTTAAGCTGATGCTGCAGCCTTTAGTAGAGAATGCGATATACCATGGAATCAAGGCTAGACGCGGTGCAGGTACCATTTTAATTAAAGTCAGGAAACAAGAAGAAGTATTGATCATTACGGTATCGGATAACGGAGCGGGAATGGATGCAGACCGGCTGCGGCAGTTACGAAAGCAACTGGATGATCCTTTGGCTACTATAGAGACTCACAATGAGGAGCAACTGCCAGGCCGGAGCTATGGATTACTTAATATACAGGCTAGAATCCAGCTCACATTCGGACCATCCTATGGCATTACATTAGACAGCACGCAAGGAGAAGGAACGACAGCAACGATATTACATCCCATAGTAACGAAACCGCAAGTTATGTTAGATCATGTGATGGAGGAAGAAGAGAGATGA
- a CDS encoding response regulator transcription factor, with amino-acid sequence MKHPYQVLIADDEPIIREGIFESIDWRSLGMEVMGLAEDGAEALEMTEQQVPDIILVDMNMPIMDGITLIQSLRENNLDSRCVIITGYDEFGYAQKAIGLGVDEYILKPVDPATLEKVLRRIKLSLDEKQKQRLEQEAASEHVKKKREILREQLGQEWIQGRLSEGEIISQLHLLALPPAHPVSLLVIRWPEMPTTKVLLTERDRKLYMYAVKNITEELLGSDSALIFKYTDDLIVGITWIQITPELLMKIEDAAKGSLGITVHTAYENAEGPLIDISQAYQRIKDNIYQEASVSPLVRRARHYLQEHFHDPALTLELAASELSVSPVYLSRMLKKEVGDSFISLLTGIRIRKAIQLLNGTELSIHEIAEQIGYESQHYFSTAFKKVIGISPNKYRKGEAFQNE; translated from the coding sequence ATGAAGCACCCTTATCAGGTTCTGATTGCAGATGACGAGCCCATCATCCGTGAAGGTATCTTCGAGTCCATAGACTGGCGATCCCTGGGGATGGAAGTGATGGGGCTTGCCGAAGACGGAGCAGAAGCACTTGAAATGACGGAACAGCAGGTACCCGATATTATACTCGTTGACATGAATATGCCCATTATGGACGGCATTACATTGATCCAGTCCCTCCGTGAGAATAATTTGGATTCAAGATGTGTAATCATTACAGGATACGATGAATTTGGTTATGCCCAGAAAGCGATTGGGCTTGGCGTAGATGAGTATATTTTGAAACCAGTAGATCCGGCCACACTGGAAAAAGTACTTCGCCGCATCAAATTGTCACTTGATGAGAAGCAGAAGCAGCGTCTAGAACAGGAAGCAGCGAGTGAGCATGTGAAGAAGAAAAGGGAGATCCTGCGTGAACAATTAGGTCAGGAATGGATTCAAGGAAGACTCAGCGAAGGAGAAATTATCAGTCAGTTACATCTGCTGGCCCTCCCTCCTGCGCATCCTGTCAGCCTTCTCGTTATTCGCTGGCCGGAGATGCCTACAACGAAGGTCTTGTTAACAGAGAGAGATCGAAAGCTTTATATGTATGCGGTAAAAAATATAACCGAAGAACTGCTCGGAAGTGACAGTGCACTGATCTTTAAATATACAGATGACCTGATTGTGGGCATTACGTGGATTCAGATTACACCTGAGCTTCTGATGAAGATAGAGGATGCGGCAAAAGGAAGCTTGGGGATTACCGTCCATACTGCTTATGAAAATGCGGAAGGTCCATTAATCGACATTTCACAAGCTTACCAGCGGATCAAGGATAACATCTATCAGGAAGCATCCGTCTCCCCGCTGGTTCGCAGAGCTAGACATTATCTTCAAGAACATTTCCACGACCCAGCACTAACCCTGGAGCTCGCTGCAAGCGAACTGTCCGTATCACCCGTATATTTGAGCCGAATGCTAAAAAAAGAAGTAGGGGACTCTTTTATTTCTTTACTGACAGGGATTCGCATCCGCAAAGCCATTCAGCTTCTCAACGGTACCGAGCTTAGCATTCATGAGATTGCTGAACAGATTGGTTATGAGAGTCAGCATTACTTTAGTACCGCTTTTAAAAAAGTGATCGGGATCTCACCAAATAAATACCGGAAAGGGGAGGCTTTTCAAAATGAATGA
- the chvE gene encoding multiple monosaccharide ABC transporter substrate-binding protein, with product MKKGLSILLLFVLVISLSGCNLAETEGSDSKGYVGISMPTKSSARWVADGQNMVKLFEEKGFKTDMQYAEDVVENQIAQIENMITKGVDVIVIASVDGNTLTDVIKKAHDEGIQVIAYDRLIRNTEYLSYYATFDNFQVGVLQASYIEQKLGLKEGKGPFNIELFGGSPDDNNAYFFFDGAMSVLQPYIDSGKLVVRSKQTTMSQIATLRWDGAEAQKRMDNLISAHYSGEEIDAVLSPYDGISLGIISSLRGVGYGSKTKPLPIITGQDAELSSIKSIVNGEQTQTIFKDTRKLAERTVSMAESVLNGTEAEVNDTESYDNGKGIVPSYLLEPVSIDAANVEEEIIGSGYYTKEEVGLK from the coding sequence ATGAAGAAAGGATTATCAATTCTGCTTCTTTTCGTGCTCGTCATCTCTTTAAGCGGGTGCAACCTTGCGGAAACGGAAGGAAGCGACAGTAAAGGCTATGTTGGTATATCAATGCCTACTAAGTCTTCAGCGAGATGGGTAGCAGATGGGCAGAATATGGTGAAATTGTTTGAGGAGAAAGGATTCAAGACGGATATGCAGTATGCCGAAGACGTCGTTGAGAACCAGATCGCACAGATTGAAAATATGATCACCAAAGGGGTAGACGTCATTGTTATCGCTTCGGTTGACGGTAATACTTTGACCGATGTCATTAAAAAGGCACATGACGAGGGGATCCAAGTCATCGCTTATGACCGTTTGATTCGAAATACGGAGTATTTGTCCTACTATGCGACCTTTGACAATTTTCAGGTTGGTGTCCTTCAAGCTTCCTACATCGAGCAAAAGCTGGGGCTGAAAGAAGGAAAAGGGCCGTTTAACATTGAGCTGTTCGGGGGATCTCCGGATGATAACAATGCTTATTTCTTCTTTGATGGGGCTATGTCGGTTCTGCAGCCATATATCGATTCCGGGAAACTAGTTGTTCGAAGCAAGCAGACAACGATGAGTCAGATCGCCACGCTGAGATGGGACGGAGCCGAAGCCCAAAAGCGGATGGATAACCTGATTAGTGCCCATTACTCCGGTGAAGAAATTGATGCTGTCTTGTCCCCCTATGACGGAATAAGCCTCGGTATTATTTCTTCTCTGAGAGGTGTAGGGTACGGAAGTAAAACAAAACCTTTACCCATTATTACGGGCCAGGATGCGGAGTTGTCCTCTATTAAATCGATCGTTAACGGGGAGCAAACACAGACCATTTTCAAAGATACACGCAAATTAGCAGAGCGGACAGTCAGCATGGCTGAAAGTGTTCTAAATGGTACAGAGGCAGAAGTAAACGATACAGAAAGTTATGATAACGGAAAAGGCATCGTACCTTCTTATCTTTTAGAGCCGGTATCCATTGATGCTGCCAATGTGGAAGAAGAGATTATAGGTTCTGGATATTACACAAAAGAAGAAGTTGGATTGAAATAG